A region from the Triticum urartu cultivar G1812 chromosome 1, Tu2.1, whole genome shotgun sequence genome encodes:
- the LOC125554235 gene encoding TATA-box-binding protein 1 produces the protein MAAAAVDPMVLGLGTSGGASGSGVVGGGVGRAGGGGAVMEGAQPVDLARHPSGIVPVLQNIVSTVNLDCRLDLKQIALQARNAEYNPKRFAAVIMRIRDPKTTALIFASGKMVCTGAKSEEHSKLAARKYARIVQKLGFPATFKDFKIQNIVASCDVKFPIRLEGLAYSHGAFSSYEPELFPGLIYRMKQPKIVLLVFVSGKIVLTGAKVRDEIYAAFENIYPVLTEYRKSQQ, from the exons ATGGCTGCCGCGGCGGTGGACCCGATGGTGCTTGGGCTGGGAACGAGCGGAGGTGCGAGCGGGAGCGGAGTGGTAGGAGGCGGTGTTGGGAGAGCAGGAGGAGGGGGTGCTGTGATGGAAGGGGCGCAGCCGGTGGATCTCGCCAGGCACCCCTCCGGCATCGTCCCGGTCCTCCA GAACATTGTGTCGACTGTTAATCTGGACTGCAGGTTGGATCTGAAACAAATTGCCTTACAGGCCCGTAATGCAGAGTACAACCCAAAG CGTTTTGCAGCGGTTATCATGAGGATAAGGGACCCCAAGACAACAGCTCTTATATTTGCTTCAGGAAAGATGGTATGCACTGGAGCAAAGAGTGAAGAACACTCGAAGCTTGCTGCCAGGAAG TATGCACGAATTGTCCAAAAGCTTGGCTTCCCAGCTACATTCAAG GACTTCAAGATCCAGAACATTGTTGCCTCATGTGACGTGAAATTTCCCATTCGTCTCGAGGGCCTTGCTTATTCCCATGGTGCCTTCTCCAGT TATGAGCCAGAGCTCTTTCCTGGGTTGATTTACCGTATGAAACAGCCAAAGATTGTCCTCCTTGTATTTGTCTCTGGAAAGATTGTTCTCACGGGAGCTAAGGTGCGCGATGAGATATATGCTGCCTTTGAGAACATCTACCCGGTGCTAACTGAGTACAGGAAATCTCAGCAATG A